The genomic region GCATCTGGTGCAGGCAAATCCTCGCTTGCGCTTGATTTGATAGCGTTTGGTGCAGAGCTGATCTGCGATGACGCGATCCTGCTTGAGGCCGATACCGAAGGTTTGAGCTTGCGCGCGCCGCCTGAACGCCTGCCGATGATTGAGGCGCGGGGGATTGGGCTTTTGAATGCGGGGCCATTGGTGGATCAGGCCGCCCTTGCGCTTGTCTTATATCTGCAAGATATGCCGCAGCCACGCCTGCCTGCCACCCGCATGGCGATGTGGCGCGGGCATTTTGCGCGTCTTTTGGGTGTCAATGCGCGCGTCCCGCAGACCAGCGCGGTGGTTCACGCCCTGCGACATGGCTTCGCCCCGCTCGCGTAATCGCTTGGATCGCAGCCCATTTGCGCTACAGTTGTGAACAAGCGCCAATGCCACCCGTCCTTAACAAGTGCCAAGCCGATGGATCGCGAAGATAAAACAGGCCACCCAAAGCACAAGCGCCCCTCAGGAGATGACGAGGCGCAACGGGTGGTTTTTGTTACAGGGCCATCTGGTGCGGGCCGCAGTAGCGCCATTCATACATTAGAGGATTTGGGATACGAGGCGATTGATAACCTGCCATTGTCGCTCTTGCCCCGCCTCTTGGAAGGCCCACCTTTAACGCGGCCTCTGGCGCTGGGCACAGATCCACGAAACCGCGATTTCTCCGCACAGGCATTGATTGCTGCGGTCGATGGATTGGCCGCGCATGAGCAGGTTTTATCCGAACTGGTTTATCTCGACTGCGCCGATGATGTTCTTGCTCGCCGCTTTTCAGAGACGCGGCGGCGTCATCCAATGGCCCCCGCTGAGGATACACTGACAGGCATACGCCGTGAGAAGGAATTGCTTAGCCCCGTGCGCGCCCGCGCCACAAGCCTGATCGATACCAGCACCCTCAGCCCGCATGAGTTGCGCGAGGAGATTGCGCGCCATTTTAGCGCAACAACCCCGCATCGCTTGGCGCTGACGATCCAAAGCTTTTCTTACAAGCGCGGCCTGCCGACTGGCGCCGATATGGTGTTTGACTGTCGCTTTTTGGAAAATCCGTATTGGCACGATGATCTGCGCCGATCTGATGGGCGCGACCAAGCCGTGCGCGATTTCATTGCCAAAGATCCGCGGTTCGCACCCTTTTCCACCCAAGTCTTGGGACTGATTGAAACGCTCCTTCCTGCTTATGTTGACGAAGGAAAAACGCATCTGACAGTTGCGTTTGGATGCACGGGGGGGCAACACCGCTCTGTTGCAATGACGGAAATCATCGTAAGCCACCTTGCACAAGCGGGCTGGCAAGTGTCAAAACGTCATAGAGAATTGGAGCGGCGCGGCCTCATCGCCACGCCCTGAAATACAATAGGGTCTTGCGGGTGATAGGGATTGTTATCGTTGCACATGGTGGATTGGCCCGCGAATTGTTGGCCGCGACTGAACATGTGGTGGGGCCTGTTCACGCGGCCCGCGCGATTCCCATCGGCCCCGAAGATGATCGCGCCACCTGCCAACGTGATATTTCTGCCGCCGCAGATGCCGTGGATACTGGCTATGGCGTGGTTGTGGTCACCGATATGTATGGTGGTTCACCCTCGAACTTATCCTTGCCCGCGTGTCGCAGTGCCAACCGCAAAATTCTGACCGGCGTTAATCTGCCGATGCTGATCAAATTGGCCAAATCGCGCCATTTGCCCTTGGATCAAGCGGTGGCGCGCGCCACCGAGGCGGGGCGGCGCTATATCAACAGCTTTGATGGAACCCCTGAATGACCGAGACGGTACGCTGCGTTCTGAAAATCGTGAATGAAAAAGGCCTACACGCGCGGGCCTCTGCGAAATTTGTCGAAACAGTCGAAAAATTCGATGCCGAAGCGACAGTGAGCAAAGATGGCATTTCTGCTTCGGGCGACTCGATTATGGGCCTTTTGATGCTTGCTGCCTCGATTGGCACTGAAATTGAGGTTGAAACAACTGGCACTCAAGCGCAATCTCTGGCAGAGGCGCTGACGGAGCTTGTCGCAGATAAATTTGGCGAAGGCCGTTAAGGCCCGTTTGCGACAGGCGGCTGGAGGGGACAGACTGCGTGACTGAGACGACAGAAACAAAATCTGGCGCAGCGCCCATCGTGGCGGCCGAAGTGCCGCAAGGCCCCGTCTATGATCGGCGCAGCCTGACCTACTCCAACACATTCGACAGCCCCGTCACACGCACGATTATTCGGGCGATAGAATGGATGACGGGCAAGATCACGATCATCCGCCGCGTGCGTGCATTTGAAAAACTTGGTGCCCCGAAAGGGCAGGAGTTTTGGCCTGCTACGATGAAGGTCATGGGCATTGATTTGCTGACCCCAGAGGCACAGCTTGACCGTATTCCCGCAACAGGGCCCGTGGTGTTGGTGGCCAATCATCCGCATGGTTTGGTGGATGGCATGATCTTGGCTGATCTGATCGGGCGCAAAAGGCCAGATTACCGCATTTTGACCCGCGCGCTGTTGACTGGGATTGATGAAAGCGCGGCTCAATACATGATCCCCGTGCCGTTTCCCCATGAATCCGAGGCCCAGCGCAAAATGGTTGAAATGCGCGACAAAGCGATGAGTCATCTCAAGGCGGGCGGTTTGATTGCGCTTTTCCCATCAGGGGTGGTCGCCGCCGCAAAAACCGCCTTTGGCCCTGCGGTTGAAGCGGAATGGAATGTGTTTACCGCAAAGATGATCCGCACATCGGGGGCAACAATTTTGCCGCTCAATTTCCCTGGATCAAATTCGCGGTGGTATCAAATTGCCAATCGGATTTCGCCCATTTTGCGGCAGGGTCTTTTGCTGCATGAGGTGGCCCATGCGTTTGATAAACCGCAGGCCCCTGTAATCGGGCACCCGATCCTACCAGAAGACTGGAAGGAGGCCAGCGCCTCCCCGCGTCAATTTATGGCCGATTTGCGGGAGCATGTTTTGTCTTTGAAAGACAACCCTGACGCGCGATTTATGTCTAGGCCCTAGCGGGTGGGCACGGGCACTTCGCCCCGATAATCGTAAAAGCCACGCTCGGTCTTGCGTCCTAGCCACCCTGCCTCGACATATTTGGTCAAAAGCGGGCAAGGCCGATATTTCGTATCGGCTAATCCATCATGTAAGACATTCATAATGGCAAGGCAGGTGTCCAAACCGATAAAATCCGCCAATTCAAGCGGCCCCATTGGATGATTGGCGCCAAGCTTCATCGACTCGTCAATTGATTGCACGCTGCCGACACCTTCGTAGAGGGTATAAACCGCCTCGTTGATCATCGGCATCAGGATGCGATTAACGATGAACGCAGGAAAATCTTCTGCTGTGGCCGATGTTTTCCCAAGGCGATCCACGACCGCCTTACATGCCGTAAAGGTTTCGTCATCTGTTGCGATGCCGCGGATCAGTTCAACCAACTGCATCACGGGCACAGGGTTCATAAAGTGGAACCCCATAAATTTCTCAGGCCGATCCGTGCGACTGGCCAAGCGCGTGATGGAGATAGAGGAGGTGTTGGATGTCAAAATCGTATGCGGCTGCAAATGTGGAAGCAGATCTTCGAAGATGGCTTGCTTCACAGTTTCGCGTTCAGTCGCGGCCTCGATGATGAGATCAGTTTTGCCCAAGTCAGAGAGGTGCAATGTCGTATGGATGCGCGCCAAGGCATTTGCCTTATCTGCGGCCGAGATTTTCTCGCGGCTCACTTGGCGCTCAAGGTTGCGGTCAATCAGCGCTACGCCCTTGTCCAACTGATCTTGGCTGACATCGTTCAGCCAGATTTCATAACCTGCCAAGGCGCAGACATGCGCGATGCCATTGCCCATCTGGCCTGCGCCTACGATGCCGATTTTGCTGATTTCCATCGCTGAACCTTTGTCTTGAAAACGCGTGGTCTTTGCACGCCGCACCATAAAAGGCGAAGCCCCAAAGACACAAGCCGTAACCGCGCAAAAGCGGTGCAGCAGTTGAGAATGCAAAGCTGCAGGACCATTCAAAAATCAACATAAAATCTCGTAAAATCTGATGGTTAGGGAATTCGTAAGAGGCTTTGGCCATTCTTTCCGTTGGGTGAGACGAATCAAGGTGGGAGCAGGCAATGAGCTTTGCCTTCAAGGGGCATGGCCCCCTCGATTATAAACTTGTGACCTATGAGGGGTCACAGATGCGGTTTCGTGGGCCGCAAATTGATCTAACCAAGCCGTTTTTGCTGTGTTTGGGCGGCTCTGAGACATTCGGCAAATTCGTGCCGCAGCCCTATCCTGACCGCTTGTCGGCGATGTTGGGGCGCCCCGTGGCGAATATGGCCGCAATGAATGCGGGGTTGGAATTGGCGCTTGGCGATGGGGCTATCGCCGATGCGATGAGTAGGGCCGAGGCGATTGTGTTGCAAATTACAGGTGCGCATCACCTGACCAACCGCTTTTATCAGGTGCATCCACGCCGCAATGATAGGTTCCTGCAACCCTCTGACATATTGCGGGTAATCTATCGCGAGGTTGATTTCACGGATTTCCACTTCTCGCGCCATATGTTGGAACATCTTTTAACCTGTTCCGAAGATCGGTTTCAGATCGTTGTGGATGAATTAAAGATGGCTTGGATGGCGCGTATGCGCAGCCTTTTGAACCGCGCCATTTGTCCAGTTCACTTGCTATGGATCGGGCACCGCCCTCCTGCGGAAACGGGCTATTGCCGTGAGTTGGGGGCAGACCCGCTTTTCGTCACCAAAGGAATGTTGGAAGAAATTGCTGCGCAAGCGGCCTCATTGACGATCTGCGTGACAACGCGTGAGGAGCAACAAAAACCAACGCGGGGTATGTTTTTTGGATTGGGAGAAGAGAAAATAGCGCGTGCTTTGCTTGGGCCTGACATCCATGTCCGCGCGGCGCGTGATCTCTCAGAAAAAATCCTCAAGCTTTAGAAAAAACAAAACCCGCGCCACAAATTCGGGGCGCGGGTCTTTAGAGCCAAGTTTGATTGGATCAGAGCTTGCCTGTCAATTCAGGCACGACATCAAACAAATCCCCAACCAGCCCGTAATCCGCCACTTGGAAGATGGGGGCTTCTTCGTCTTTGTTGATTGCCACAATCACCTTGCTGTCTTTCATACCTGCAAGGTGCTGAATGGCACCTGAGATACCAACGGCAACATAGAGATCCGGCGCGACAACCTTACCCGTCTGGCCCACCTGCCAATCATTGGGGGCGTAGCCAGAATCGACCGCTGCACGGCTTGCACCAACCGCAGCGCCCAGCTTGTCGGCCAGTCCTTCAATGAGGGCGAATTGTTCTTGGCTGCCAACGCCGCGACCGCCAGAAACAACGATCCCTGCAGAGGTCAGTTCGGGACGATCCGAAGCAGCCACCTTATCCTCAACCCATTGAGACAGGCCTGTTGTGGCGGCTGTGCCAAGGGCCTCAACAGGGGCTGAGTTGCCAGTGGCGGCGGCATCGAACCCTGCGGTGCGGATGGTCATGACCTTCACGCTGTCGTTTGATTTTACCGTTTGGATGGCGTTGCCCGCGTAAATGGGGCGCTCGAACGTGTCGGCATCCACAACGCCCACAACTTCGGAAATGATCATCACATCCAGCAAAGCGGCCACACGGGGCAGCACGTTTTTTGCGTCCGAGGTCGCCGCAGCAGCAATATGGCTATAGCCACCCGCCATCGACACGATCAAATCGGCAACGGGTTCGGCCAACATGTGGCAAAAGCCGTGATCGCCCGCAAAGATTACTTTGGATGCGCCTGCAAGGGTCGCGGCCTCTGCAGCAGCGGCATCGCTACCTTCGCCTGCAACCAGAATATGAACATCGCCCAAACCAGATACGGCTGTCAGGGCCTTGGACACCTGATCAACGGCAAGCTGGCCGTTGGTGACATCTGCAAGAAGAAGAACCGCCATCAGATTACCCCCGCTTCGTCTTTAAGTTTCGAGATAAGCTCTTCAACCGAAGCCACCTTGATGCCCGCCTTGCGGGTTTCTGGCTCGGTCGTTTTGATCACTGTCAAACGCGGGGTCACATCCACGCCGTAATCTGCCGCCGTTTTTTCATCGAGGGGCTTTTTCTTCGCCTTCATGATGTTTGGCAGTGACGCGTAACGCGGCTCGTTCAAGCGCAGGTCAACCGTGACGATTGCGGGCATTTTGACTTTAATTGTCTGCAAGCCGCCATCAACCTCGCGGGTCACAGTGGCGCTGTCGCCCTCGACCTCAAGGGCAGAGGCGAAGGTGGCTTGGCTCCATCCCAGAAGGGCGGCAAGCATCTGACCGGTTGCGTTCATGTCATTGTCGATGGCCTGCTTGCCTGCAATCACAAGGCTTGGGCCCTCGTCTGCAATCACAGCTTTCAGGATTTTGGCAACGGCCAGAGGCTCGATATCCTGATGCACATCATCGGCGGCTTCTACAAGGATCGCGCGATCTGCCCCCATGGCCAAAGCGGTGCGCAATGTGTCTTGCGCCTGTTTGACGCCGATGGACACAACCACCACTTCCTCAGCCTTGCCCGCTTCTTTCAGGCGGATTGCCTGTTCCACGGCAATCTCGTCAAACGGGTTCATCGACATTTTCACATTGGCGAGATCAACACCCGAGCCATCCGCTTTGACACGAACTTTTACGTTATAGTCGATCACGCGCTTGACCGGCACCAGAATTTTCATCCGCACGTTCTCCAGTTAAAGCATTTCGATCACGCGCCGCAGCGCGATTATTCAGACGTTGTTGTAATCGCTGATTCCCTGCGGCAACAGACCAAAAGCGGCATCTGAGACGCTCTAACGCGGCGCTGCTCTCGAGAAAACTAATTTTAAAGGCTTGTTTGCGGTAACCTAGTCAGCCTCGCGATTGGCGCCTGGTGTCCACAAAATATCGGCTTTGCCACCCTCATTGGCCACGCGACCCGCAACGAAGAACCAATCAGAGAGGCGGTTTAGATATTTCACCGCCATAGGGTTGACCGATTCCATCGTTGCCAATTCCACGCAATTGCGCTCGGCACGGCGGCAGACGGTGCGACACATGTGCAGATGTGCCGACAAGGCGGTGCCACCTGGCAAAATGAAACTGCGCAGCGGTTCCAAATCGGCGTTCATCTTGTCGATTTCTTTTTCCAAACGCGCCACTTGCGCCTCAACAATACGTAGGGCGGGATAGGGGCGTTCGGCGTCTTTCTCGATATTTGGGGTGCAAAGATCAGCCCCGAGGTCGAAAAGATCGTTTTGAATGCGGGCAAGATGCGCATTCATGTCATCACTGGCTTCAAGCCGCGCGATGCCCAAGGTCGCGTTCAACTCGTCCACGGTTCCATAGGCTGTAACGCGCATGGAATGTTTCGCCACGCGGCTGCCATCACCCAAGGCGGTTTCACCGTCATCACCTGTTTTTGTGTAAATTTTGTTCAAAACGACCATAGGTCTGCTCCCTTAATTGGCTGGCTAGCCGCGCAAAATGACAAAAAGAACGATCAAAATCACCGCCACAAATTGTGCGATGATACGGGCTTGCATGAATTTATTGGATTGCTTCGCGCTTTCGGCGGTGCCTTTGCGGAAAGAATTAATGCCAAGAAACAAGATCGCCACAACGACCAGACAGGCCAAGGCGACAACAATAAAAAGTGGGTCGTTGATCATTTGGGTTTCCCTTCGGTCGTGGCGGTCTGTGATAGGCCACAGCTAGGGCGTTTTTCACAGAGGCGAATTATTTTTGCCAGAGGGCAGTGGACGGATGCGGCAATCTCACCCTTTTGCGATCAGCCAATCAAGGGCGCGGGTCGGTAACACCCGTTTCGCGGTCGACATGAAATAGCTTGGCGTTGTGATGTAATAGCGCGGCTTGGGGCGTGGTGCCTCAAGCGCATGAACAAGCTTCTTCAGAACCGCCTCGGGAGGCAGTTCAAAGGGGTCAGGCCCGCGCTCTTCGTAGAGGCGTTTCAACAAGCCGTTGCGATATTGATCCGCGCGTGCAGAATTTTCCCAATCAATCCATTTTTCGAAAAGCGGAATAGAATTCTGTCGGATTTTCGAGGTGACGGGCCCCGTGTTCAATGTGCTGATGCTGATATTTGTATCCCGCATCTCAAGGCGCAGCGTGTCGGTTAGCCCTTCAAGCGCGAATTTGGTCGACACATAGGCCGCGCGCCATTTCAAGGTCACAAGGCCTAAGATAGACGAATGTTGCACGATGCGGCCATGCCCCTGTGCGCGCATCACAGGGATCACGCGGCGCGTCAGATCATGAACGCCAAAGACATTGGTTTCGAAAATCTCGGCCAAAGCGCCGCGTGGCAAATCTTCGACTGCACCAGGGATACCAAAGGCCCCGTTTGAGAAAAGCGCGTCAAGGGTGCCGCTCGTCATCTCAAGGCAGTTTGCAAGCCCTGTCTCCACAGATGCAGGGTCGGCGTAATCCAATTGCACGGCCTCGAACCCATTGGCGCGCAGCGCCGCAACATCCGCCGCTTTGCGGGCGCTTGCGATGACCCGCCAACCGCGTGCCCGCAACCCGCGCGCGCAGCACGCCCCGATGCCGGACGAACAGCCTGTTATCAGAATAGATTTTGTCATGGTCTTTGCCTTTGCCCTGTCGCAGCCTTTGCTATGTGTGACGCACAAAATGCGCAATCACGGATCACAGCG from Rhodobacterales bacterium HKCCA1288 harbors:
- a CDS encoding serine kinase — translated: MAEDRGDFANALDLAQFGHMHGAALRLHATAVAYEGRGVLILGASGAGKSSLALDLIAFGAELICDDAILLEADTEGLSLRAPPERLPMIEARGIGLLNAGPLVDQAALALVLYLQDMPQPRLPATRMAMWRGHFARLLGVNARVPQTSAVVHALRHGFAPLA
- the rapZ gene encoding RNase adapter RapZ yields the protein MDREDKTGHPKHKRPSGDDEAQRVVFVTGPSGAGRSSAIHTLEDLGYEAIDNLPLSLLPRLLEGPPLTRPLALGTDPRNRDFSAQALIAAVDGLAAHEQVLSELVYLDCADDVLARRFSETRRRHPMAPAEDTLTGIRREKELLSPVRARATSLIDTSTLSPHELREEIARHFSATTPHRLALTIQSFSYKRGLPTGADMVFDCRFLENPYWHDDLRRSDGRDQAVRDFIAKDPRFAPFSTQVLGLIETLLPAYVDEGKTHLTVAFGCTGGQHRSVAMTEIIVSHLAQAGWQVSKRHRELERRGLIATP
- a CDS encoding PTS fructose transporter subunit IIA, producing MIGIVIVAHGGLARELLAATEHVVGPVHAARAIPIGPEDDRATCQRDISAAADAVDTGYGVVVVTDMYGGSPSNLSLPACRSANRKILTGVNLPMLIKLAKSRHLPLDQAVARATEAGRRYINSFDGTPE
- a CDS encoding HPr family phosphocarrier protein; its protein translation is MTETVRCVLKIVNEKGLHARASAKFVETVEKFDAEATVSKDGISASGDSIMGLLMLAASIGTEIEVETTGTQAQSLAEALTELVADKFGEGR
- a CDS encoding lysophospholipid acyltransferase family protein; this translates as MTGKITIIRRVRAFEKLGAPKGQEFWPATMKVMGIDLLTPEAQLDRIPATGPVVLVANHPHGLVDGMILADLIGRKRPDYRILTRALLTGIDESAAQYMIPVPFPHESEAQRKMVEMRDKAMSHLKAGGLIALFPSGVVAAAKTAFGPAVEAEWNVFTAKMIRTSGATILPLNFPGSNSRWYQIANRISPILRQGLLLHEVAHAFDKPQAPVIGHPILPEDWKEASASPRQFMADLREHVLSLKDNPDARFMSRP
- a CDS encoding 3-hydroxybutyryl-CoA dehydrogenase; the protein is MEISKIGIVGAGQMGNGIAHVCALAGYEIWLNDVSQDQLDKGVALIDRNLERQVSREKISAADKANALARIHTTLHLSDLGKTDLIIEAATERETVKQAIFEDLLPHLQPHTILTSNTSSISITRLASRTDRPEKFMGFHFMNPVPVMQLVELIRGIATDDETFTACKAVVDRLGKTSATAEDFPAFIVNRILMPMINEAVYTLYEGVGSVQSIDESMKLGANHPMGPLELADFIGLDTCLAIMNVLHDGLADTKYRPCPLLTKYVEAGWLGRKTERGFYDYRGEVPVPTR
- a CDS encoding FAD-binding protein, giving the protein MAVLLLADVTNGQLAVDQVSKALTAVSGLGDVHILVAGEGSDAAAAEAATLAGASKVIFAGDHGFCHMLAEPVADLIVSMAGGYSHIAAAATSDAKNVLPRVAALLDVMIISEVVGVVDADTFERPIYAGNAIQTVKSNDSVKVMTIRTAGFDAAATGNSAPVEALGTAATTGLSQWVEDKVAASDRPELTSAGIVVSGGRGVGSQEQFALIEGLADKLGAAVGASRAAVDSGYAPNDWQVGQTGKVVAPDLYVAVGISGAIQHLAGMKDSKVIVAINKDEEAPIFQVADYGLVGDLFDVVPELTGKL
- a CDS encoding electron transfer flavoprotein subunit beta/FixA family protein, with the protein product MKILVPVKRVIDYNVKVRVKADGSGVDLANVKMSMNPFDEIAVEQAIRLKEAGKAEEVVVVSIGVKQAQDTLRTALAMGADRAILVEAADDVHQDIEPLAVAKILKAVIADEGPSLVIAGKQAIDNDMNATGQMLAALLGWSQATFASALEVEGDSATVTREVDGGLQTIKVKMPAIVTVDLRLNEPRYASLPNIMKAKKKPLDEKTAADYGVDVTPRLTVIKTTEPETRKAGIKVASVEELISKLKDEAGVI
- a CDS encoding cob(I)yrinic acid a,c-diamide adenosyltransferase produces the protein MVVLNKIYTKTGDDGETALGDGSRVAKHSMRVTAYGTVDELNATLGIARLEASDDMNAHLARIQNDLFDLGADLCTPNIEKDAERPYPALRIVEAQVARLEKEIDKMNADLEPLRSFILPGGTALSAHLHMCRTVCRRAERNCVELATMESVNPMAVKYLNRLSDWFFVAGRVANEGGKADILWTPGANREAD
- a CDS encoding twin transmembrane helix small protein gives rise to the protein MINDPLFIVVALACLVVVAILFLGINSFRKGTAESAKQSNKFMQARIIAQFVAVILIVLFVILRG
- a CDS encoding SDR family NAD(P)-dependent oxidoreductase, translating into MTKSILITGCSSGIGACCARGLRARGWRVIASARKAADVAALRANGFEAVQLDYADPASVETGLANCLEMTSGTLDALFSNGAFGIPGAVEDLPRGALAEIFETNVFGVHDLTRRVIPVMRAQGHGRIVQHSSILGLVTLKWRAAYVSTKFALEGLTDTLRLEMRDTNISISTLNTGPVTSKIRQNSIPLFEKWIDWENSARADQYRNGLLKRLYEERGPDPFELPPEAVLKKLVHALEAPRPKPRYYITTPSYFMSTAKRVLPTRALDWLIAKG